The genomic window AAATTAATGAACAAATGGAACACAGAAGTTCATTAACATCAAGTGTTGATCAACGTTTAAAATGGGCTTCAGGGGCAAACCCAACTGTTGtagaggtataatataaaaatttatctttaatttaaaaatatagaaataaagtgTGTCATAAGTTGTcaattctaatattatgtaatacattttaataaaaatggtaaCATTTTAGATGgcgaataattttgaaaacagaatgaaacatgaaaaattaatgattgacACCAACCAAAACCTATGCAGTTCTATACTAACAGTTGTTAGTTCTCTGTTACAAACAGAATCATTATTCACCCGTACTTCAGAAGCTATTTCTGctgatatttcatttttacaagtatttatattataaaataatgtttgaaaacttttaaatacttataacgcCAATAAATGtgtgaaataaatactaataattttattatttttaatagttggtTGAAGATTATCAAAAAGCGTGCTACATGGCTACAAATATTGGTATATCAATTACTCCAGAAGAAGAAACTCTTATTAAAGTAGTCCCTATACCGCAGGGACCTATTGAGTGGACTTGGTTAAACAACACAGTCAGCATTATTTCTGGTAAATCatctaataatatcatcataacttaattgtattgtttttatgtaacttatatatctttatatttagaaaatgttcAACAATTAATGGCTGCCCAAGAACCACTTAAATCAGAAATTGcttgtattcaaatattgatcAAAGAACAGTTGAGCGTTCTTAAATCCAATTTAACGtcccataataaaataatatctgatGTTCGGTTATTATTAAAGTCATTGACAaaagtatgtttaaatatttaataccctacattcaataaataatattatatattttactattcattacataaataaaatataattttaggaaattatattttatctatattatttaattatttttgttatttatcgtgaaatatttattttcatttattttaattaaaaattatttaaactaatattatacaatagtaattaagtatgtacaatttattgaatgGTTTCTTTTTCAGATTGATAATGTTGGTACAGCTAGTATAAACtatgtaacaaaatattgttcttattTAGACCAATTTATGTCTTTAATTGAACAATTAACAGCATTTAATGAACCAACAATTCAACATGTAAATGTTTTACTCAAATCAATACAATCACTTCACATAAAAACAcgtaaataagttttattgttcAGATTAAATAGTTGTGTAAtgttatactaatttttatattttattttcagcacAAATTTATGATGATTTATTAACAATCTTGGGTGAAAAAGGATTACTTATAAAACAGCATAAACGTCCACCTTTAGTACGTCAAGATAGTATTTGTTTGTCACCAAGAAAAGGATTACCACGAGATCCCCATACAGGAAAaggtatttcaatttaaataatgtaatatggattgataattgataaattataactatacaatgtatttttagctgttcaaaaatgtaatgcaTATGCTGTTAGCGTTTGGCGACGTGTTAGAATGAAACTTGAAGGCAGGGATCCAGATCCTGGTCGACGATCAACTATTACTGAAcaggtaattaaaattgaataatctaagtaataatgtttaaacttaTCTTTTTCTcaaactttaaactttttctttgttttattgaaaaactgctttaataactgaaataatgtgaaaatgtattattattaaatttcaatgctTAAGATAatctgatttatttaataacttaaacattttaatgataagacaaagtcatagtatattataatttttaaatagttcaaGCAACATCGTTGTTGGATGTGATGCTCATGTGTTTCAATTAATCAACATGGTAAATTTTTGTTCTGTAGATTTATTTTCGttgttagttataatattttacaatatgaacctattatattatttaaaaggtaagaattttatttgtgttctctcagtatttctaattttttattaagttataagaatgtaaaaaattaaaaatgttatcatacaTATAGTTCTAAAATTCaagcaaaaaaagaaaaagaaaaccaAAATGAGAACACGGATAATATTctaatctttaaattatataataggtcaatttgctgtaataataagattaacaacaaaaatggAATCTgttgaatacaaatttgataTGTTGTGCATTTTTAAAGCAGAAACAACACATTTGGCATAATTTTctcataatcatatttttaacattattgttttgtaacaatattcattatgcactaataaaaaatatttgtagtttaATAAGTCTTATTGTGGAGTGTCCattcttaattattacaacactgttattttatttcatttattaggTTAATTGGGTGATAAATGAAGCCACAAATCCAGACAATTTGGCACTGCTGTATGAAGGCTGGACACCGTGGGTgtgaataactaaaattaaaggCACTTGATGGTGTCTTTTGGgattgaacaataaaatactattactaCGACAAATTGAATCATTGACCGCGCAAAATCTAACGAGTTAATGAACAAAACTACACAGTTGGGTTAGCAGTGTGtttgtcatttataaattaccaataaaatatatataaaaaaaaaaaacaataatattattaataataaaaataaaataaatatcacaatTATTAGCCATGAGAACAAACAGTTTATTAAAGAAAGATCACAGTGTTATTAAAATGGCTGTTTAAATGGTATCAGATTAAGGGTAAAGTTGGTGAAAATGTCGTATCTCGTAAAAAAAGAGCATTAGTTTGCGGTAAtgattgtcattttttttttcattagcattaagtaattcaatatttcttaatattaggTCTTTGTTGCGtttctaaaaatacatttactttttcaccatgtgtctataaatatatgtataatttttttttttcacaaaatttgttcaattgtaaaacattttttttttctggaacAATGTagttgtattacattatttttttaacattgtagaaaattttattatacagtgaGACATggtcaatcattttttttttctatatacttttattagaactaataatagtttataactttattttctgCAATTATGCATTCTTCTtagttagtaaataattatatttaccaacTTTTTGAttgaattacattatattttttgtgacaAACAAAGGgtaatatgtgtttattatacatgaaaaaaGGGAAAAATATTGATCATGTGATAACATGTTTgttctgtattatttttgtttaaaatttataactgtctaaaattattttttttttttcaaaaatagttttcttgctttttattcttataattatataaaattgttttattaaatataaatattgtttttaatatctatattcttaTAAGAGTATAGATGTataccaataattttattaggtaacacctaatacctatagtaatattttacttgtatgTGAATCAGTCattgtaattcaaaacaaCAGGctcaggtatatatatatattaataattgattgatAAAGGAActtgaaataaatgtttttgtttacattctaaatttcaataaagtattagtttaaaaacatttaattaaccatacattccttttttttttatgtatacaagatttttttcttcataatattagtCACAATCTGTCATACAAGAACATTAAGTGTAAGAATTAAGTGATAATCCAAGTTttgactaaattaaaatatcattattatacatttttagctaTTAGATTAATAAGGCTTGATACCACCATCAATTCAACTTGGGTAGTTTGAggattattgaataaatattttgtttttgaatgattttgaatatttaatttgaattttctgaaaaatctTAGTTACCTTCATTAAAGACAGAAAAAAGGTGAAAGATCATTTTTTAAGAActgattttagtataaaacagTCTTATAGTTTTAGTTTAGAGGGTTTTGGATTAGAAATACTGAGTGCCATTagtatttgaaatgtttataatttgtaattcatATTGGTTTACAGTAGTCACAATACTCACAATAGAGTTCATAGAATAGTAGCTTAATTAGTCAAACTATATGGTTATAGAATAAAAGAGAGTGTAgaagacaaaattaaatatttatttattaataagaatattgcTTTAATATACAGATCAAGTACCTAGGTGCTGGTCAAATTAtgaatcaacataatatattttgtaagtacaattatataactGCAAGAGGTATTAAATCTTTCAAAGtcgatttaatatattatttaacattatgcatttatgcaCTTTCGTACGTCGGCACTTCAGCTCGATTGTTTcgtaatgtatacctataacattataacgaCGCAAACGTTTGGATGTTGTTGCTTGTGTTATATTGACaagcttttataattttgaataatatgtttataatatccaGGTCGATGAATCCAACAAAATAACCAGAAAttctttaaagaaatatttttaaaaattgtggtTATTGAATTGCCTACTTTGTAATTGTTGGGAGTAAAACACTACTATATAGGTGGAAAgttagtgaaatattttgagttttcgACTATATAGGATTTAAGATGGTACCATCTTAATTCGTgattttgacaatattattcgaAAATATCCATATTGTATTACCATTTGCTATACAATAAatgataactatatataattactctatgatatatcattgtagTCATTGTACCACTGTTAAATGTATAAGCATTAAATTTGTTgactgttgttgttgttgtagataataataataataataataataatttgtaatcagTAACTATGCTaagtactaaatagtaaatatgagcgaaacgaaaaaaatttaaaaagtactttCTTGTAAGAacaatttgtacataatatttttatttttatcgaaacCGAAGtcctaagaaaaatatttgctcATGATTTTGACTATAAGTAGTTTGTTGATGATGTTTGCTAATCTCAtgcaacaaacaaaaaaaattattcaagagaagtatttaaaaaatgacagTGGAAATACGACGGCGACCACGATTGAAATCGATGCTACAGATGAACAACTTGAAGAAAAAACACAAGAATTGAAGGACCAAATCTTTGGTAGGTATCACCAACTTTTggtatttacacaatattatcaatttgtttaaaaattgtttttaaacaacagATATTATTAGAACAATTAAGGATCCAGAGAAACCAGCTACTCTGGAAGACCTTAACGTTGTGTATGAAAATGGAGTAGAGGtcagtatacaaaataatgatattatttggtAAACAGGTGtgattacattatattcattCATTTAGTTTACAACTTTTATATGGATATATTCTCTTCACTCTACATTCCCTAAGTCCCAATATTATGGGATTATCCACTAGTGAAATATATGTACTTCTAAAGttcttactattaaatatttttatcaagtgTTTCAATGCAGTGGACAAGAAAACATtccattttaaagtatttatactcTTCTTCAAGAACGGAGTGTCCCATCAGAATATCAGAAAAAATAACGGTGGCCTAAAAACTAAATGGCCCGTTGGTCAGAAATTTAGATAGAAAATAACCATGCTAATAATGTAGACTAATGTGAACATTATTTGTTTCTGGTCTAAATTGTTATCCTCCTCTGCCCTTGCAGTCTTCTTCACTGTTCAGTTAACTAGtagaataaatcataaatctaTTTGATTCACTATTCTAGATTATGTAGGAATGTaggtttgaatttttaactattcaggtaatatttatacaatgtaaattgtaattgtattgtaacaTTACGAGTACTTgtcatgtaatataaaaaatatataactgatAACCtatcaaaagtttttttcCGTGTCATTCCTATTAATCAATAGTTTTGAGCATAAAtgtaaaagaatataaaagtacaaattGAACACTATTGGTTCGATAGTTTACTtagtatgtaaattaattattcatgtgtttaaaataatataaaaatgtaactatttaattacaattttaataagaattatatcagttagtctaatatttatttaaatgaaattagttATACAAAAAGTAAATGTAATTGGTGCAATCATTAGAAAAAAAGCACTCAATTTACTTTAGgagtaacaaaaattatatactattaacaatttaattagaaataaatattttagctatTAGCTAGTTTTATGtacttaacttataattaatatatataattcttgAAACTAAAACAATCTATAAATGAcgtaactgttattattatatccattttataggttataagttataactacttataagtatgtttttattttaatatgtctaaaaaaattgttatacattcATTGCCTATGATTATGTCATACTaggtaaattgattattttttttgtattcaaatcatactatattaatgaataatttgacTTGTTAACACATGGAAATCACTAATAAGTCAACTTTGCAGGTAATTAATCAAAGAaacttgaaattatatacTGTTCGAATTGAATTCAATCCTACAGTACCACATTGCAGTTTAGCTACTTTAATTGGCCTCAGTATAAgaattaaagttataagatctattttagaaaatgttaaattggatatatacattaaagaaGGTGCTCACACGACTGAAGAAGAAAGTAATTATGAGTTTTTgggttattattaacttttttaaccaactatgaatatattatgttattatatttacagttaacaaacaaataaacgaTAAAGAACGGGTTGCAGCTGCAATGGAAAATCCGAGTTTAAGAGATGTAgtggaaaaatgtataaaggaagaagaataaaagttaaagtttaaagtatatatatattatgtatattatatatattgaatgttTATACGATGGTGTTTGCCTTTTTAATGatctattaaagtatattttattgaataatttaaattatatgtaaatattattacaatcttgtgatttattatactatttaaaaatttgatcataaatcattatgttttaatcaGCTATACCAAGTACTTGATTCATTGCTTGCATTTCCTTTCTGGTAAgtggatttaaaaataaccctTTCACTGGTTCTTTATATTCCAtatcattcaatttattcacATCTACTTTAATGTTGCTTCTAAGAATATTCATACGATTGTTTAAAGTAACTTgatctgaaaattattttggtatttttatacaagattttcactaattaataaaacatattaggtatacctgCTTGTAGCATATTTTTAGCTTTTTCGACGGAAACTTTTACTAAGGATAAACCAACTGCCATCCATATCTTGTCTTcagtatttttagaatttgttAGTGCTCTGATAGCCATTCGATTACTATTTCTACTTTTATCCAAGGCAACCATTTCACTTTTACTAAGAAGTATTTTTTCTGCTTGTCTTTCTACTTGAAACAAGTATTCCattgttgtattttcattgttcataatgaattatttactaaaaaaaaaaaaattaaaaatgatggtttcaagatattaaatattttattgattcatCATTAGTTAGATAACAATTTACGGGTCAAAATGTGGataaattcaacaaaaattgattgatatacagttaaaaaaaaataatatatatacatttattgttactaaaaataataaaagtaattacaaaattacataaattgaaatatattattaaataaatacaataattattatatgttatgaaatcctagattatataaatatagtatacattttaattacaacaaaagtaaataagtaataaaaataacattatttaatacattgtgTTAAAGAAGATCActaacaacattatattaattaaagtttctccattaattttttagtaatggACTTCATTGTTTGCTCTGCTATTTGTACTGCCATTAATGCTTGATCCATATTAGGTGGTAATCcgtggtatatttttttctgtgtagCTTTTAATTCAGAAGTTTCAGAACAgattttttcttgtttattttcaatgtcagttatttttttcaccaacTTCACTATTGCATCACAGTTGTCCACCGTTTGTATACTATCAAttgatttaatgttaataggtTCAGCTATATAGCCTACAGgtgaataattgatattagatAATTCACATTTAAGATCATTTTGTTGTTCaatcactatttttaatttatttaaatattcatcaatatcatcaattaattctttttgtttattacatttttcaataattgataaatatttagtgaataTGCTATTTGCATTATAATCACCAATACCAGTTTCTTGTAGAATATTTGCTGCATATTCTAACTGttcatttttagataaaaaattaagagaaCTTCCAgtcttatttgaataaaataatttttcattttccacagattctttgaaatttaaaatatttgtagcatagtttttgttttctcCCTCAATGGATAATGTGTTGACAATATATTCCATTTGATTGTACAACTCATTGTTGTCTTTCAATTGTTTGACTTTATCACAGCTGACTTTAAATTCACTTACTATTGATTTCATTcccatatttaatttttctgtatctgtagtttttaattttgatgccATTTTATTTGGtggtatagatatatttaaaaatatatttcaattttaatatatttacttactaaatctgttaaaacaaaaatacatacatattgcttagaatttcatataaatcatatatctTGTctgaatttgaatatttaaattaatcatgataagttaaatttcatgcaaaaataataattttttgtatgctAATTATTTGgagttataagtaaattattttggttgttttgcagattaaattaatcatttacatACACTGTTacccatttatatattattaaagaaatcaaataagaattagcaaaataataattgttttttctagGTTCTTACATTATCTAATTAAGTTTGTAGAAATGATTAATTCttgaaaatcaattatataatatatgttcatAACTATGCAAAGGAAAGTTATGGTGGTGTCACCcaacagaaaataaataaaataaaatacatagttaGATTGTTAACTAAACCCATCCAAATAACTTATTACATACAcaaccaatatttattatttattttctgacagtttattatattttccaacaataataaatagataagaaatttatattaagaatattcactattcattgaatataaaaactccgtcaaatattagataatattgttacagaATACAGATAAAAcagcttaaaatttaaacgtaatatggtatgataaatgtatgttataattttacttacttcAAAACTGggctttaaaaattagttataaaaacaagtataattcacaatattacaatatttaaatttcataaatattaaaatactataatactacaaatcttgtctaaatttaaactgaaactaataatactatagagTTAAACGAGTTAATTGTCAAGACAGTAAGAcgtaaattaaagttaatagtTACAGAGTAAATAGTCACTGTAGACAATACTCATTACTCAGTAGTCACTAGTCAGCACTCACTACTCAGTACTCACGGAACTTGTTAACCGTTAACTATAgacaatttatagatatatatattatatattaaccgtgtataatagatttattatatatatattctgtgCTGTGGCTGttaccaataatttttatcagatAACATAAATTGAATTTCTTTTTCCTATCAGTGTGtgtatcttataaatattgttatgttatggTGTGACCAAATAATGGCTACACTGATTTGTaacctttaaaaatatgattttataatttccttTTATTTTGCCGCCAATTTTgttgatgtattaatatttattgttttgttgttagttattttattattctattgacTGTTCAGCATTCAGTGTTGGGAAGAGACGAGTGACAAGTGACAACTGAAGTCagaattcaattttcataatCAGAAGAATGTTTTTTATGATTCTTGCCAACTAATTGTAATAGTAGTACACGTTTTGTAGTTACAGTCGCACTAAAcatcacattttatttgtatttatcggAGATTCAGGTAACTACAACTTTATTACTCAATCTTACTTAAAGATAattcaatttcattaattccattttaatttaagatatgtCTGGTCGTACCCCTCAAAGAAATGGCAGTACTACGCCAAGGGGAGGACAAACTCCTTCTCGGAGCAATGCCACTACTCCAAGAGGGCAAACTCCTCGAAATAATGCCACTACTCCAAGAGGTGGCAGAACTCCAACAAGAAATGGTACTGCTACTCCAAGGGAAAGTAGAACTCCCACAATAAATGGTACTACTCCAAGGGAAGGAAGGACTCCTTCTAGAAATAACATGACACCAAGAGTTAATGGTCGATCACCTCATACTAGAACACCTGGTTCTGTTTCCAGTCGTCGGTCAGGGGCTATAGTCTCCGAAGCATCTTCACCAGCTCGTCGTTTTATGACAAGTCCTTTGCAAGGTTTACGTACCAGTGAAGTAGACCTTAGTTCTCCGATAAATTATGGCTCTCCTTTAAGTTCTGTAGATTCTCGGGCTACTGGTTTCACAATGCGTAGTGGTGGTTCAGTTCAAAGAAATAACTTATCAGTTAATCGTCGGCAAAGGCAAGTGGATACTACTAATTATGAAAATGGAGCTCCTCGTCCTGATAATGAAAATCAAGATGTTGCTCCTAATTTAGTCATATGGGGTACAGATGTTGTAGTTGATAAATGTCGTTTAAGATtccaaaattttattgaaacattttgtGTCAATGAAACTGAATTGCCTTATTATATGGCTAAATTAAGTAATGTTCTGGAAATGGAAATCCCTTACGTAGATATTAATTGTGCTCACTTACACCAATTTGATTCTGAACTTTATCAACAATTAATTTGCTACCCACAAGAAGTTATCCCAGTATTTGATACAGTTATAAATGAAGtatttttcactaaatatCCAGCAGCTGACTTGACACATGTTACTAAAGCTCTGCAAGTACGTCCttttaatgtacaaaaaactAAGAATATGAGATTTCTTAATCCCGAAGATATGGACCAGCTAATAACTGTTTCAGGAATGGTAATTCGATGTAGTGACATTATACCTGAGATGCGGGATGCATTTTTCAGATGTATTGTGTGTTCTTATACAACTATTGTAGAAATAGATCGTGGTAATATTGCTGAACCAACTCTATGCCCTCATTGTAATACTAAtcattgttttgaattaatacaCAACCAATCTAATTTTACTGATAAACAATTGACTAAACTTCAAGAATCTCCCGATGAAATGCCCGCTGGTCAGACACCACAtactgtaaatttatattcctaCAATGAACTTATTGAAACTGTGCAAGCTGGTGACCGTGTATCTGTTACTGGTATTTACAGAGCTGTTCCAATGCAAGTAAATCCTAGAATGAGAAACTTCCGAAGTGTGTACAGGACTCACATTGAcattttacactttttaaaaagtaatgataGCCGTATATCATTTGCTGTtgaagagaaaaataaaataagtgagGAACGAATTGAAATATTACGACAGTTATCTAAGACAGTAGATATATACGATAGACTGTCAAATACTTTAGCCCCTTCTATATATGAAAATTGCGatataaaaaaaggtatacTAATGCAACTTTTTGGCGGTACCcgaaaaacttcaaaaaaaaaaaatcatttaagatctgaaataaatatactattatgtggTGATCCAGGTACAAGTAAATCCCAATTTTTGTCTTATGTTTATGATATTGTACCTAGAAGTCAGTATACTAGTGGTAAAGGATCTTCAGCTGTTGGTATGACAGCTTATGTAATTAGAGATCCAGAAACCCGGCAACTGGTT from Aphis gossypii isolate Hap1 chromosome 1, ASM2018417v2, whole genome shotgun sequence includes these protein-coding regions:
- the LOC114131850 gene encoding MIP18 family protein galla-1, with the protein product MILTISSLLMMFANLMQQTKKIIQEKYLKNDSGNTTATTIEIDATDEQLEEKTQELKDQIFDIIRTIKDPEKPATLEDLNVVYENGVEVINQRNLKLYTVRIEFNPTVPHCSLATLIGLSIRIKVIRSILENVKLDIYIKEGAHTTEEEINKQINDKERVAAAMENPSLRDVVEKCIKEEE
- the LOC114131851 gene encoding uncharacterized protein LOC114131851 isoform X2 produces the protein MNNENTTMEYLFQVERQAEKILLSKSEMVALDKSRNSNRMAIRALTNSKNTEDKIWMAVGLSLVKVSVEKAKNMLQADQVTLNNRMNILRSNIKVDVNKLNDMEYKEPVKGLFLNPLTRKEMQAMNQVLGIAD
- the LOC114131851 gene encoding uncharacterized protein LOC114131851 isoform X1 produces the protein MASKLKTTDTEKLNMGMKSIVSEFKVSCDKVKQLKDNNELYNQMEYIVNTLSIEGENKNYATNILNFKESVENEKLFYSNKTGSSLNFLSKNEQLEYAANILQETGIGDYNANSIFTKYLSIIEKCNKQKELIDDIDEYLNKLKIVIEQQNDLKCELSNINYSPVGYIAEPINIKSIDSIQTVDNCDAIVKLVKKITDIENKQEKICSETSELKATQKKIYHGLPPNMDQALMAVQIAEQTMKSITKKLMEKL
- the LOC114131847 gene encoding DNA replication licensing factor MCM4, whose translation is MSGRTPQRNGSTTPRGGQTPSRSNATTPRGQTPRNNATTPRGGRTPTRNGTATPRESRTPTINGTTPREGRTPSRNNMTPRVNGRSPHTRTPGSVSSRRSGAIVSEASSPARRFMTSPLQGLRTSEVDLSSPINYGSPLSSVDSRATGFTMRSGGSVQRNNLSVNRRQRQVDTTNYENGAPRPDNENQDVAPNLVIWGTDVVVDKCRLRFQNFIETFCVNETELPYYMAKLSNVLEMEIPYVDINCAHLHQFDSELYQQLICYPQEVIPVFDTVINEVFFTKYPAADLTHVTKALQVRPFNVQKTKNMRFLNPEDMDQLITVSGMVIRCSDIIPEMRDAFFRCIVCSYTTIVEIDRGNIAEPTLCPHCNTNHCFELIHNQSNFTDKQLTKLQESPDEMPAGQTPHTVNLYSYNELIETVQAGDRVSVTGIYRAVPMQVNPRMRNFRSVYRTHIDILHFLKSNDSRISFAVEEKNKISEERIEILRQLSKTVDIYDRLSNTLAPSIYENCDIKKGILMQLFGGTRKTSKKKNHLRSEINILLCGDPGTSKSQFLSYVYDIVPRSQYTSGKGSSAVGMTAYVIRDPETRQLVLQTGALVLADNGVCCIDEFDKMSESARSVLHEVMEQQTLSIAKAGIICQLNARTSILAAANPCESQWNKNKTIIENIQLPHTLLSRFDLIFLMLDPQNEQYDRRLANHLVSLYYKNEHYERDEQMDTSLLQDYITYGRETFQPILNEESRQKLIQYYVNMRTVGSGRGQVSAYPRQLESLIRLSEAHAKMRYSNVVEMKDVDEAWRLYREALKQSATDPLSGKIDVGILTTGLSSAARQRRHDLAEYLTKVISSQPKSTIFNYQKLLSETKLAFQFQVTRDMFDDALKEVQDLGQIIVTGRTTIRSI